DNA from Equus asinus isolate D_3611 breed Donkey chromosome 22, EquAss-T2T_v2, whole genome shotgun sequence:
CATGGTTAAGGCAGTGATGCTGAGGTGGGGCTCCCTTTTGGGGGGCCCTTGTGCTCCCAATGACAGCAGcacttcctcttttgttttccatcctgGGGAAACTTCGTTTTgtgactattttttaaagtattactaCTGAGAAACTTCGAAAGAGCCGCGCAAAGCACAGGTGGGGGGAGGTCCACCTGCGACCCGAGCCAGGAGGCTGGCCAACTAATGGTGAGAacacccctcccctcagcccaggAAAAGCAGGGGTGCCTCTGAGGCCCTGGAGAGAAAAAGCGACAGGCGGGAAGGACGGGGACTGGAGCAGATACTGCTCGGcacaggccaggccctgggggaggACACAAAGGAGAGAGCCCTGCCCAAGAACACCAGGGCAGGCCCCAGTGCCCCTCCCAGACTCTGGAACAGAAGTCCTtgcaccagcaccagcaccagcaccagcagAGAATCCCTGAAGAGCAGACTTACGGACACAGTCCGAGCGCAgctcatctgcaagccaaggcGACACACGCATTTGGGGTTTTCCTCGTCCCTGTACCCCGAGAACCTCCCACATTCACCTCAGGCCCAGGACTGCAGCTTTGTCAGAAACAAAACAGGCCCAACACTCCACGTttagaaagagaattttaaaacagtCAAAAGAACGGAAATCAGTTATCTGTCCTCTCCCAGGCCAGGGAGAAGACGTCCTTCCCCGCAGGCTCGACTACGACTGGTGCTGAGGAGGCAGGCCCAGCGCCCAGGCCTCAGGGAGACCCGGAGAGGGCTCAGCCAGGCACGCTGCTGGAGGCAAGCGCAGCCCTTGGGCCACAGGACTTAATGGCCTCTGGGGCTACTGGTTCTGGCAACAAGCTTTCATCTTCCAGAAATGTCGTCTGTCTGCAGCAGGTGGCTGGAGAAAGGTTTCAGAAAAGTGTGTGCCTGGGGCACCCGAAGGCAGCCTCTGACCCTGCCTCTCCCCCTGGTATAGGCCGGACAACACTGAAGAAAGGCCGTGGGTTTGACAATGGAGCCTTCAATGGTCTTCATTCCACAGAGCTCGGGTGCTCTCAGGATGACTGGACAGGAGATGAACCAACTCGGGGAGAGTCTCGATCTTTCGGGTTCTCCCTTATCCTGAAACACTTACATCCCGGGGCCCCAGTTCAAGgcaagacaaacacacacacacacacacacacacacacacacacacacacacacataatcttGGGAACCCAACTCAGGGCTGCTCTGGGTACGGCTGGCCTGGTGTTTGCCCACTTGGCATCTAACCTGTCCTAAGGCTCTCTCCAATCACTTCTATTTCCAGGCCCCACTGGGTGAGATGCTCCAGCTTCCGCTCTGTCTGTCAGGCTGATCATAAAGGCACGGTGTAGGAAAGTCCCCTACTGGGATGGCCGTGGCTTGGAAGCAGGGGAGGCTAAGGGGCCCGCAGCTGCCCGAGGCTGGTGTAGACATCCTCTGCTCCGCTCAACTCCTCAAAGATTGGGATCAGGTTTAGCAGCTCAGTGTCTGCCATGTCATCAAACCAAGACTGCACGGGCACCTGGGGCAGAGAGAAGGTGGCATCAATCTCCCGACCATCAATTCTTCCCTCCCTTGCCCCAGAGCCCCTGGAAGCTGGCTGGGTCCACCTGGGGGGTGTGCTCCTCTGGTAAAGCCCTCGGTTCCACCACCCACTCCCTCTCCCACGCGGGGCAGGGACTCCCCAGCCCTGCAGCGCGGGCGTGTCTGGACCACTCACTGCATTCTCTGGGTGGAAGATGTAAGAAGCTGGCGAGTTGTCCAGAATGAGGGTTTTCCTCAGGTCCCTTCCCAGGCGGCTGAGGTCCTTGACGTAGCAGCCCTGGTGGAACACACAGGACTCACGGAACAGGCGGGCCCGGAACACCCCACACCTGTCCAGCAGATCGGTCACAGGGTCGGCATactgggagaagagaaggggtTTTTGTTTGGAAGCAGTGCTGGTTCCCCGTGGCATCCTGCGGACCAGCAAGGAGTCGCTGGACCACCCCTGTGGCTGCCAAACCTGCTCCCAGTTCTTTGCTCCCCTTCCCGCCAGGTACCTTGGCCAGGCTGGCAGTGAAGAGAACACATTCAAAGAGTTCCCCCATTCGTCTCAGGAACTCATCCACGTAAGGCCTCTTGAGCACGTACACCTGAGGGAAAGCACAGGCTGGTTGGAGGCATCCCTGGGCGGGGGAGTGTGGCGGCGCTGGTCACggtcaccacacacacaaagagcAGCAAGTATGTTCAGACCTCACTCTGTCCAGATGCCCGCACCCCAGCCTCTGGGACCATCTGGCTGGAGGCCTCCCCACAGACCAGGGCACTAGCATCACCTCCTCACTAGGCTTCTGTGGGCTTAGTGATCCCAACGTTGACCCAGCTCAGGAAGAAACGTATACACCCATGTCTCAGGAGCCATCTGCTTCCGGCGGCGAACCATCAGCTGCCTCCAGAAACAAGTAATCAAGAATAGGCCTCACAGATGGAAACAGCCTATCCTGGATTACTTGAATCCAGCCACAGCCTCTATGGGGGCTTCCTGTCCTTGGCTCTGGCAGGACAGTCTGTCCAGGTCACCAGCAGGCAAGGTTGCCGACACTTCCTAAAACCTCATGCCCTCACACAGCTTCTGAAATGCACCAGGAGGAGCAACTTTTCCCTCAATGACTGAGCCCAGACACCCTGCAGTGTCTTGCTCTAGTGCCCCCCACCCATTCTGTGCTTGTTCCTGCCAGCCGGCCCTAACACTCCTGTCCACCTTTCGCAGTCTCGCACAATTGGGCCTAAGAGGTTTGTCGGCTGCATGTCCCTCACGGGTCTGCAGCCTGTCACTCCCCTGCCTCCAGGCCCTCCCGCTCATCCAGCCCACACAGGTGCTAACAGAACCACTCCTTCAGGGCTCTTTTTACGTCACTCCCTGCTCAGCGAGCCTGTGCCTGCTTGACTCTCCCTCTAGGGAGTGGCCTGAACTGGCCACCAGTCACCAGACCCCCTGGCTCTGCAGCAGGGACCCTCTGCCCTAGGCAGCCACAACTTGGCTCCCTTTCAATTTGCCAGTTCTTCAACCAGCTCCTCCCTCTTGCTGGCTATTCACCAAGCTTGGCATCTCCTCGCTACTGTGCTGAACACT
Protein-coding regions in this window:
- the CTDSP2 gene encoding carboxy-terminal domain RNA polymerase II polypeptide A small phosphatase 2 isoform X2, with the translated sequence MEHGSIITQARREDALVLTKQGLVSKSSPKKPRGRNIFKALFCCFRAQHVGQSSPSTELSTYKEEANTIAKIPGTCLLPEVTEEDQGRICVVIDLDETLVHSSFKPINNADFIVPVEIEGTTHQVYVLKRPYVDEFLRRMGELFECVLFTASLAKYADPVTDLLDRCGVFRARLFRESCVFHQGCYVKDLSRLGRDLRKTLILDNSPASYIFHPENAVPVQSWFDDMADTELLNLIPIFEELSGAEDVYTSLGQLRAP